TTACCGTTGAGCAAAACATGATAGCTCAAGGAGAACTGAAGCTCCGCAGTGATTCGAAAAGGAAGTGGAGAGCAAAGACAAGTCAACAAACCCTCCAGTAGCCCAATTCAAGAAGCTGGAAGGAgcaaaatttaaaaaggaaaggTATTGCAAGAAGTGCCAGAAGAGGCATGCTGGCAATAAGTGTAGGACCAAAACCAAGGGAGCAGGTTGCTTTGTTTGTGGAGAAACTGGACATTTCGCAAGAGATTGCCCTTCGAGAAAAACGTTGAAGATTGAGGAAGCGGCCAAAAAGGAGGTGACATGTTATGCTTGCAAACAGTGGGGACATTATGCATGGAACTACCCCCAGCGAGGCAAGTCGGACCAAGGAAAGAAGCCAGCAGGAAAATCAGGCCCACAACCAGCTCGAGTGTTTCACTTGACAAAAACGGAGGCGAATGCTAACCCGAGCGTGGTGGAAGGTACGCTCTTCATCCGCACTACTCTTGTACATGCATTGGTGGACCCTAGTGCCACTCATTCATTCATAGCAAATGAGTCTGCTAGGAGTTTAGGTCTTGAACCCTCAATAATGGGGTATGGAGTTAGGATTCAATCTCCAATTGGGGAGGCTATGGAGACTAATTTAATAGTCCGAGATTGTGATGTGGATATTGAAGACGAGAAATTTAAGATAGATCTGATACTTATGGAGATGCATGACTTCGATGTCATCCTAGGTATGGATTTTCTTTCTCGATATTGTGCTAGTATGGACTGTTTGGAAAGGACAGTGGAATTGGGATGTCCGAGGGGAAAGGTGGTGAAGTTTAAGAGACCACGGTTTAGTAggcaattaaaatttgtatcgGCCTTGAAAGCGTGAAAATGGTTGGAAAATGGAGCATATGGATTTATAGCTCATGTTATGGTGGTCGACAATAAGTCAGAAATGAAGCCGGATGAGGTAGAAGTAGTGAGGGAATTCTTGGATGTTTTTCCAAAAGACTTAACAGAGCTACCTCCAGATCGAGAAGTGGAGTTTGCCATTGAACTGTTGCCGGGAACAACACCAATTTCTATACCCAGTTATCGCATAGCCCCGGCTGAGTTAAGGGAGCTTAAAATACAACTTCAAGATTTAGTGGATAAGGGATTTATTCGACCAAGTATTTCCCTGTGGGGAGCTCCAGTTttgtttgtaaagaagaaagatggcagTTTGTGATTGTGTATCTATTTTCAAGCACTTAATAAAGTGATAGTGAAAAATAAGTACCCATTGCCCAGAATTGGagagttatttgatcaattgaaaGGCGctagaatattttcaaaaattgatctGCGCTCGGGGTACTATCAACTGAAAGTTAGAAGTGAGGATATACCCAAGACGGCATTTCGGTGTCGATATGGACACTtcgaattcttggtgatgccattcgggTTAACCAATGCTCTTGCAACTTTTATGGATACTATCGATAATtcgttgaaggattttcaaaaattactttGCCTCTGACACGTTTGACTCAAAAGAATGTGAGGTTCATATGGGATGACAAGTGTGAACAAAATTTTGAGGAACTTAAGAAGCGGTTAACCACAGCGCCGATTTTGACCCTACCTGAAGGTTCTAGAGGATTTGTGGTCTACAGTGATGCTTCAGGATCGAGATTAGGCTGCGTGTTGATGCAGCATGATAAAGTGATTGCTTATGGGTCGCGTCAATTACGACCTCATGAGAAGAACTACCCTGTccatgatttggaattggctGCGGTTACCCACGCCTTAAAGATTTGGCGACATTATCTGTATGGTGAGAAATTTGAGATATACACCGATCATAAAAGCCTAAAGTATATCTTCTCCCAAAAAGAGCTGAACACGAGACAACAtcgatggatggagttcttgaAGGACTACGATTGCACCATCCATTATCATCCAGGGCGGGCGAATGTTGTAGCTGATGCCCTTAGTCGTAGGGATCTTGCAGTCGCGGCCAGGATGATGATGCGGGAATGGCAGCTGATAGAGGTGTTCAGTAGCCTAACAGTGGGTGTACTGCCTAGGAATGGAATATCCATGGTGGCTAGTCTGCAAATTCAGCCAGGTTGGTGGGAGGAGATACGTCAGGCTACCGAGGAGGATCGGAGGCTTCGCCAATGGGTGGATGAGAAGGGTCCAGTGAAGATAGGTTTTAAGTTTAGAGATGGAATCTTGAGGATGAACGGGCTAATTTATATTCCTAataatgaagaattaaggcaaaGGATTCTAGATGAAACGCATCAATCAAAGTACACTGTTCATCCAGGGGCAACCAAGATGTATAAGGACTTGAGAGAAGTTTATTAGTGGCCTGGAATGAAGCGAAATGTGGCTCAGTATGTAGCCAAGTATGATGCATGCCAGTGTATTAAGATCGAGCATCAGTGGCCAGCGGGATTGTTACGACCGTTAGAGATACCagaatggaagtgggagcacATTTCTATGGATTTCATCGTGGGATTGCCTAGGACAACAAGGAAGAAAGACTCGATATGGGTTGTTGTCGACAGGCTAACAAAGTCGGCTCATTTTATACCTGTTCGAATCGGTCAAGGTGCGGAAGAGTTGTCACGGATTTACGTCCAGGAAATTGTGCGGCTGCACGGGACCCCAGTTAGCATTGTGTCTGATAGAGATTCAAATTTTGTCGAGATTTTGGACGTGTTTGCAAGAGGAATTGGGAACAAGATTGAATTTCAGTACTGCATATCACCCCTAGACAGACGGCCAGACAGAGAGGGTGAACTAGGTTTTGGAAGACATGTTACGGGCATATGTCCTGAAATTTGGAGGAAGTTGGGATGAGTACTTGCCGTTGGTGGAGTTCTCATATAATAACAGCTATCAGAGTAGCATTGGCATGGCGTCGTATGAAGCATTATATGGCAGGCGATGCAGATCGCCTTCGTGTTGGCTTGAGGTGGGCGAAAGGCAGTTGGCCAGGACTGAATTGGTGCAGCAAGCCTTTGAGAAGATTGATGTGGCGAGAAAGTGTATGAAGATTGCTCAAGATCGCCAAAACTATTATGCGGATCACCGTACGCGAGATTTAGAGTTTCAAGAAGGGGATAGAGTATTTCTTCGGATCTCACCACAGAGACCATCAATGAGAAATAGAAAGCAAGGGAAGCTTAGTCCGAGGTTTATGGGACCGTTATGATCATTGAGCGAGTAGGTCCTTTGGCCTATCGGTTGGTCTTGTCCAACGAATTAGCTGGATTTCATGAcgtgttccatgtgtctcaaTTGCGGAAGTTCATACCGGATCCAAGAATGGAAGTTCCAGAGGAAGAGGTTGAGGTTTGTCAGAACCTAACCTATATTGAGAGGCTAGTGAAAATCTTGGACCGCAAGGAAAAAAGATTGagaagcaaatcaattccattaGTTAAGGTTCAGTGGAACCATCACTCTAATCGGGAAGCAAcatgggagctagaagaagatttaaagcGCCAATTTCCCGAATTATTTGTTGATGTAATGGAAGAGTAGCTTTGATGTATTGATCAATCTcattaatgaaaatgaaatttcaaggacgaaattcttttaagaggggTGAAATGTAATACCCTTAATGAGTCATGAtagattttatcaattaagagaatattggtatataaaaattccataattgcccttgaattaaagagaaggcCCATAATATGTAGGAtgccttaggaggggcaaaatggtaatttggagtcccgtcccataaaagataaattatttttggagaaattatttatattggagaattgatttttggagaatttaattcttgtttaagtgtatggataattaggaaattaaaatggaagccaagtatggttagatttgtgacacttggcaaaatctcatTGAatgggatttaaataaatctgggaataagaaataattttattaagtgtaattggtgacacttggcatgatcttgtgaagcaagagtgggatttaaagaaattcaaaaagaaaagaaattagtctctcaagcattaataagagccattatggagagaattaaaagaaattccatattaaatggaaaatagtcatgcatttatgtgggaaaatggtggatttaattaaatgccaaagtaaattgaattatgtctttcaagagcaatttaaattaaatcaaaaagaaaagataatggtctccattaattgcttgaaaagttatggatttaaattaaatggaaaatggagaaattagtcaatcttgaaattagtcattatttattaattgtgaaaatgggagaattgtGGGAATTAGAGATTGATCCAATAGTtgaggatttaatctccaaagaaaaatcaaaggttgagaattaaagagactaagtctcttggattgtgtttctttagagactagagatgagttctcttaaaatcaatggctaagattgaggattaggagaagcacaaggattgtgcttgtgttggagagttgagattgagtctcttgaattaaagaaaaatcaatggctaagatgtaatCTTGAATTTTGGAATGGATTGAGTAGAAAAGCTttataaatagggagttgagaatttagttcaaggttttcccacttgtgaagagaaagaaagcaagaagagCTAAGgttaagagaaggaagaagaaaggcaagcaagaggtaagccTTAGTTTAAATCTCTTCAAGTGTGTAGGGAAGTTTTCattctccattctttctttaGTCTTAAAGATCTCTAATGCTTTAAGGATATTTTCTTAAGGTGATTaaaagccaaagagagagtcttggcaagtggaagtattgaagcttcaaggaaagaggtaagggataaccccaagtggtgggggttttgcttgcatttgtacatgtttttaatgagttgcatgtaatggtcttattgcatgttttgtgttctagtggacctatgaccatatggaggactagtgatgagagaggggttggttggtgccttaacctaagtggttatgagggtatggaggactacccataatatgcattgcatttgcattacatgtttatattctcatgttacataTACATTTGCATaacacccttactgagcattggctcataaggtcctttgacctctatgtaggtggagaatcatttAAGGGAAAAggagttttgcaaggttgaaggtaatggagCAAGAGAAGTGCATGTGTagttgtatgtattttgtggatgaatgttgtatttattttgttaaatatgtaatgaatgcttaatgtgggtGAAAagtggcaaacttgaatgttttggaagccatttgaagtGAAAACgcattctggaaaatttgagtttaaaaagaaaaaaatatatttttttttaattaaaaaggaGAGGCAGTGTGCTGGGCGCAGCCAGGGGCACGCCTGCGCGCGGTTGGTGCGGCCACGCGCAGCAGGTGCGCGCGGGTAACCTGCGCGCATGGTTTGCGCGGCCCATGCGTGCATGCGGCCCGAGCGGCCGTGCGTGCACGGCCAGTGCTGGGGGTGCAGCTGGTGCTGCCTGCCCCCCCTTGCTGCTgtgatgtttttctttttttttattttatttcttttttttgtttaattaattatttatgatattttgtaaaattctgaaataaattatgtttaaataaataaataaatgagtattttagcttccaaattaattattaaattaatataaatttgaggcaattgtgggaaaaatttctatattttgggaaattaaataatggagtattttccttaaattttgaaattggatgaggatgccttgaggtttgtatttaaaaaattaatttcctaatggttggaaaattatggtatattttgaaataattaaagggaaaaatcaatgcagatttaataaggaaaattttattaaatttttccaaagaaatattaatccaaatattttccaaaggaattggaagtgagataaatgggttaatggttggggcaaagaaaagaaaaattattttcttataattaaggcgttatgccataatttatttgaagctaGTGAGTTGGcttatttctttcgatcctaggaagtcatccttagctcttcattaaatagcttgagaaggggtgacacttgtgaggtttcgggttttattttcGCGGGGTCGTTTCGATATTTCCCGagtccttgagtggagcgaagggagggcaaagcttagttcccacctaggtcgtttctcattgaaacgtagccgtctcttcatctttgccctagcctgtgaatagtaagctggctattcgtgagtaacacccgtaggtgggagcggggcgttatagTGAGTCCATCCAGCGTTACCTCAACAGGGTGGAGGACGTCATAGCAGAGACCCCAGGCACGGCCTTACCTCCTGGTTTATTAGGAGAAATAAAGGTGCACCGTGTGAAGGAGTTACTCCATGGAAAATATAGGTGGTACGCGAGGAGGATTACTAGGCATCCACGAGTGTCTCAAAACTTTGCCTTATTCATTGAGATGATCTGAGAGACGGATGTGTAGCAGTCCAAAGAGGTCATCCGTGGGCATGCAGGACTGGAAGAAGAGAGCGTGGGAAGCAATGAAACCATAAATGATTATGAAGAAGACCTTGGTAGGGAGGTAGATTCTCCTAAAGCCCCTTATGAGGAACCCTCGAAGGAGTCCAAGACCCAGATTGGAATCAACTACAGTGACCCAGTCAGTTTGAAGCTCCGAGGCGGGGTTATCCCAGGCAGGCCTCAGAGTAGCTACGTGATAGATGAGCCATGTGGACCTAGTGGCGAGGGTTGCGATGTGGAGGCCATGGGTAGGGCTAAGTCATGTTAGGTGACTGGTGAGCTCAGAGGGTTGGGTTTTGTGGGGCTAGGGGGGGAATatgatgtattttgttttcgtGTAGTTTTGGGCTTTTCCTctctttgaaatccttttgtaAAGGGGAAAGCTCTCTTGTAAGCCTGGATCTtgtttatgtaaataaataagtcACGTTGGAAATTTCATCTTACATGGCATTGTTCAAAACTTTTgctatgtatgtatgtgtggcTATGGTGTAGTAGAAAATGAACGTCGCTTATGCCATTGTGCAGATGAACCGTGAAGAGTGACTTAATAGAAGGAGGGGCCAGGCCTAGTCGTCATCTCGAGACATCCCAGAAGGAAGCGGCTCAGGGATGCCAAGTGGTGACAGGTCATTTGAAAGGTTTGTTGAAATGATGATGAGTTCAATGAACAGATCAGAAACCTCTACCATATATTGGctgaagatgtatcgagatttATGTCCGCTAAGTTTTAAGAGTGACCCGGAAGTGGACCCAAGCATGGGAGAATATTGGATGGAGCAAACAGAAAAGCTGCTAGAACACTTAGAATGCCCTGAAGAGCACTGGGTAAGATGTGCAACATTTATGTTAAAAGAAGAAGCAGCTATTTGGTGGAAGTCTATGTCAGGAGTCTTAAGGACTCGAAATACTGTTCAAGAAAATGGAGATGTACGGGTGACACCTATTACTTGGGAGCAATTTAAGACTGCATTTAATGATAAATACTTTCTCGACTACTGGAGAAAGGTGAAAAAGCAAGAGTTCTTGAAGTTGTCTCAGACAGATGATATGTTCGTGGTACAGTACGAAGCCAAGTTTTCCAAGTTGATAAAATATGTGCCCATGTACACCACTGACGATTTTGAGAAGGCCCATAAGTTTTTCCAAGGACTCAGAAAAGAAGTTAAGCAAGTTCTGTACGCATGGAACATTCGCACATTTGAGGATGTGATGTGGTCGATAAGGCCATTACCGTCGAGAGGAACATGATGGCTCAAAGAGAACTAAAGCTCCGCAGTGATTCGAAAAAAGAAGTGGAGAGCAAAGACAAGTCAACAAACCCTCCAATAGCTCAATTCAAGAAGCCGGAAGGAGCcaaatttaaaaaggaaaggTATTGCAATAAGTGCTAGAAAAGACATGTTGGCAATAAGTGTGGGACCAAAAGCAAGGGAGCAGGTTGCTTTGTTTGTGGAGAAACTGGACATTTTGCGAGAGATTGTCCCTCGAGGAAAACATTGAAGATTGAGGAAGCGCCCAAAAGGGAGGTGACATGTTATGCTTGCAAACAGCGGGGACACTATGCATGGAACTACCCCCAGTGAGGCAAATCTGACCAAGGAAAAAAGCTAGAAGGAAAATCGAGTCCAGAACCAGCTCGAGTGTTTCACCTAACAAAGGCAGAGGCGGATATCGACCCGAGCGTGGTGGAAGGTACGCTCTTCATCCACActactcctgtgcatgcattaGTGGACCCTGGTGCCACTCATTCATTCATAGCAAATGAGTCTGCTAGGAGTTTGGGTCTTGAACCCTCAACAACAGGGCATGGAGTTAGGATTCAGTCTCCAATTGGGGAGACTATGGAGACTAATTTAGTAGTCTGAGATTGTGATGTGGATATTGAGGACGAGAAATTTAAGATAGATCTGATATTTATGGAGATGCATGATTTCGATGTCATCCTAGGTATGGATTTTCTTTCTCGATATTGTACTATTATGGACTGTTTGGGAAAGACAGTGGAATTGGGACGTCCGGGGGGAAAGGTAGTGAAGTTTAAGGGACCATGGTTTGGTAGGCAGTTAAAATTGGTATCAGCCTTGAAGGCGTGCAAATGGTTGAAAAAGGGAGCATATGGATTTATAGCTCATGTTATGGTGGTCAATGATAAGCCAGAAAAGAAGCCGGAGGATGTAGAAGTAGTGAGGGAGTTCTTGGATGTTTTTCCAAAAGACTTATTAGAACTGCCTCCAGATCGAGAAGTGGAGTTTGCCATTGAACTGTTGTGCGGAACAACACCAATTTCTGTACCCACTTATCGCATGGCCCCGGCTGAGTTGAGGGAGCTTAAAGTACAACTTCAAGATTTGGTGGATAAAGGATTTattcgaccaagtatttctcCATGGGGAGCTCCAGTTttgtttgtaaagaagaaagatagcAGTTTGCGATTGTGTATCGATTTTCGAGCACTCAATAAAGTGACAGTGAAAAATAAGTACCCATTGCCCAGAATTGAAAGGcaccaaaatattttcaaaaattgatctGCGCTCGGGGTACTATCAACTGAAAGTTAGAAGTGAGGATATACCCAAGACGACATTTCGATGTCGATATGGACactttgaatttttggtgatgccgtTCAGG
This genomic stretch from Diospyros lotus cultivar Yz01 chromosome 1, ASM1463336v1, whole genome shotgun sequence harbors:
- the LOC127799589 gene encoding uncharacterized protein LOC127799589 yields the protein MFRDLHPPSFKGDPKVDPSVGEYWMEQIEKLLEHLECPEEHWVRCATFMLEEEAAIWWKSMSGVLRTRNTIQENGEVRVTPITWEQFKTAFNDKYFPEYWRKVKKQEFLKLTQLDDMSVVQYEAKFSKLIKTKTKGAGCFVCGETGHFARDCPSRKTLKIEEAAKKEVTCYACKQWGHYAWNYPQRGKSDQGKKPAGKSGPQPARVFHLTKTEANANPSVVEGTLFIRTTLVHALVDPSATHSFIANESARSLGLEPSIMGYGVRIQSPIGEAMETNLIVRDCDVDIEDEKFKIDLILMEMHDFDVILGMDFLSRYCASMDCLERTVELGCPRGKVVKFKRPRFSRQLKFVSALKA
- the LOC127799772 gene encoding uncharacterized protein LOC127799772 gives rise to the protein MPSGDRSFERFVEMMMSSMNRSETSTIYWLKMYRDLCPLSFKSDPEVDPSMGEYWMEQTEKLLEHLECPEEHWVRCATFMLKEEAAIWWKSMSGVLRTRNTVQENGDVRVTPITWEQFKTAFNDKYFLDYWRKVKKQEFLKLSQTDDMFVVQYEAKFSKLIKYVPMYTTDDFEKAHKFFQGLRKEVKQVLYAWNIRTFEDVMWSIRPLPSRGT